CTGTCGGGTTGGTAGGGATCGCTCTCGATGAAAACAGTATCCTCGGCATCGTCGTAGAGGGCGGCGCTTGCGGCCCACGCGGTCCCCTCGATGCCGAGAACGCGCATTGCGTCGCGTTAGGCTTCCTCTGCTTCGGCTTCGGTCTCGTCGATCTTGTTGCGGTCGAGCATGTGGTCCTGCTCGACGTCACGGGCGAACTCGGCCGAATCGTAGACCTTGGCGTAGCCGACGGTTTTCCGCATGCCGAAGGCGGTGTCGAGTTCGTGGACGACGACCTCGTCGGAGCCCTTGTCGAGTTTGGCCGCGAGGCTGTCGCGGACCGACAGGCGTGACGGTGTGGTCTCGTTGTGGACCGTTTCGAATCGGATGTCGGTGCGGTGCAGCATCGGGTTCTCCTCCTCGGAGATGATAGTGACGTCCATGGTCAGTTGCTCATAACTCCTCGGGAACGCTGTAAAAGGATTTCGAAGCCCTGCGTCGACGGCAGGGGGTCTCACGGCGACTCAATGGGGTCGTATGGGGCTCACGTGATCAGTAACTCCATCGCGCCGTCGGTGTCGCCATCGAACTGTTCGAGCAGTCGACGCGCGTTGTCGATCTCGGACTCGGTGACCGTAACGTGGACCATCCCTGTACCGGGTTGGCCGTAGATCACGCTTGCGCCCACCGGAGCGAGCACAATCGCCGGGAGCGTCGCCAGATCCTCCTCGCCGTCGACGATAATTGTCACCGGCTCGGGATTCCTGATCGCCTCCCGGAGCGCGAGTAGCATCGCTTTGGAGAGTTCGGCCGGTGGGTTTGTCACCCGGCACGTCTCGGTGTCGGGATCGGCAAGGGCGGCTTCGATCTCCGCGTCGACTGCCTCGCGTTCGGTTTTCCCGTCGATCACCGCCACGTCGGGCTGTCGACCAGCCTCCAGTAGGTGGTAGGTAACGACATCGCCGACAGCAATGAGTGGGGCCGCAGAATCGTCTGTCGTATCAGCCTCAACACCGGCCTCCCGAACTGCCGCCAGTAGCTGCTCGGTGTCCGTGTAGACGGGACCGAACGGCTCTTTGAACGCACTGCGGAGCGAGTCGGGGAGGGTAATCACAAACTACCGGACCT
This sequence is a window from Halohasta litchfieldiae. Protein-coding genes within it:
- a CDS encoding 30S ribosomal protein S24e; translated protein: MDVTIISEEENPMLHRTDIRFETVHNETTPSRLSVRDSLAAKLDKGSDEVVVHELDTAFGMRKTVGYAKVYDSAEFARDVEQDHMLDRNKIDETEAEAEEA
- a CDS encoding GTP-dependent dephospho-CoA kinase family protein, encoding MITLPDSLRSAFKEPFGPVYTDTEQLLAAVREAGVEADTTDDSAAPLIAVGDVVTYHLLEAGRQPDVAVIDGKTEREAVDAEIEAALADPDTETCRVTNPPAELSKAMLLALREAIRNPEPVTIIVDGEEDLATLPAIVLAPVGASVIYGQPGTGMVHVTVTESEIDNARRLLEQFDGDTDGAMELLIT